In Bradyrhizobium sp. WD16, the genomic stretch CCCGCCGGTGCCCAAACCTGCCAGCCTGCGCGTGCCCAACTGATTGAGCCAGCCGCTGAGAACGCGGCCGGGGCGGCCTTTGTAAATAGCACCGAGTGGAATCAACACCTCGTATCGCCCCCTTGAAAGGCATACTAGCTGTGCGCACATACTAATAACGGGGAAATGTTGGGGTGATCATGCGCAACAGAGAATTGCTCAACCGATACGGGCCGAGCGCGAGCGGCGACTATCTATTCAACGGGACGAGCATTTTCGACATCCTCCACAATCAGGAGCGCCAGGCAGGGAACGCTCCGACCAGCATCAACGACGACGAGCTGCTCAACACTCCGACGGATGACCTTGTCGATCGCCTTGTCGCGCAGTTCTCCATCGACGTCCCGGTTCTCGATCGCGCCGCCGCCTGGGTGGACTCTTCTGAAGGCCCTGTGGCGGTTAGGGATTACTGGTCGCGCGGCGTTGAGCCCGGTTACACGGTGCTCGGCACCCTGCTCCGGCTATCCGTACCATTCAGCGGCGACGCCGAAGCATTCGCCATCCAGCCTTCGACCATCGCCTCCGGACCACCCCGCGCGCGCGTTGTGCAAGGTGCCATTGTCATCGCCTATTCCGCTGTCGAGCTCAATCCGCAGCAGGCGAAGGCCGAGCTGGAAGACGTGATCGACAACATCGAGAAGCATCTCGGATGGCTCCGCCAGTCTGTTAATCCCTTCAACGAGAAACTCAAGACGGTGGTGCGGACTGCGGTTGAAGCGCGCAAAGCCAAGGTCTTGAAGGACCGCAACTCGATCGCCGCCCTAGGCTTCAATCTCAAGCCGCGGCCCGACGCGCCCAAAACCTATGTCGCGCCCGTAAAGCGCAAGCCTGTCGGTGTTCAGACCGTGAAGGCGATGGCGCCATTTAAGCCCGAACCAGTTCTCGACGAGGAGACCTACAAGCACATCCTCAAGATCATGGAAGGCATGGCACATGTCATGGAGCGCAGCCCGTCTGCCTTCGAGACCATGGGCGAAGAGGCCCTCCGCCAGCACTTTCTTGTGCAGCTGAATGGCCAATTCGAGGGCGCCGCCACGGGTGAGACCTTCAACCACAGTGGTAAGACCGACATCCTGATCAGGGAAAAAGATCGCAACATCTTCATCGCTGAGTGCAAGTTCTGGGGTGGAGAGAAGGCTTTCCTTGACACCATCACCCAATTGCTGGGGTACCTGAGCTGGCGCGACACTAAAGCGGCAGTGGTCATCTTCAGCCAAAACGTCGACTTCTCGAAGGTGTTGGCGACCATCGAAACCGCGATCCCGAAACACCCAAACCACAAACGAGGCCCCGTCAAGGAGAGCGAGACGCGCTTCCGCTCAGTGTTCGGTAACCCAACGGACGCGAACAGAGAGGTCATCGTCACCGTGATGGCCTTCAACGTTCCCAAATGATAGAAGGCTGATCTGCAGCGGCTGTCCAGGTTAATTCCGATAACTGGACCGGGCACCGGAGAACCTTCGGCGACATACCAGATTGCGCAGCGCATCTACCCATGCACGCATTATCGTCCCCTCCCCACTCCGTCCGCCCTGACCCTCCGCTGCTTTTCGCCATCTCAACCTGTAGTACAATGCAGCATTTGAAGGTTGAGAATCGATGAGCTGGCCCCGTTATCGGGTCGCCCCGGCAGAATGCGCGCATGCGCTGGGGGTCGTGAGCATCAATTATGCGCGGTTCGAACTGACCCACGTTTGGATGCTTGCGGCGGTCGCAAACCTCCAAGAGCGCCAGGCCGCGGTCATTTCAGCCCGGACGAACCCGAGCGACCGGGTCCGCCTCATCGAAACGTTTGTGAGCTACGTCGATTGGCCGGAAGATGCGGCGGCGGCGACGAAGCACTACCTCAAGGCCATGGGTATTTTGACGACCAATCGCAATTTGCTGGTCCACTCGAATATGGTCGAGGCTTGGCAGAACAAGACGGCCATTTATTCGGTTTCTCGTCAGGGCAGCACCAGCGTTATCCAATCCTCTCTGGAGGACATCAGGCAGGTTGCCGACGACCTGAACGAATACTTCGACTTCGGCCACAAGCTGTCGAATTACATCGCGACCAACATCCATCATGCGGCTCTCGAAGAAGGCATGTTTGCGATTTCGCAGATTCCTGCCTTGCCGCCCCTTCCCGCCCATCTTGATCCCGCCCAGCGGAAGAAATGATGATCCCCCACATTTTGCTGACCGGCGCCGGCTTCTCGTACAACTGGGGCGGATACCTGGCGAGCGAGGCGTTCGAATACCTGTTGGGCGTCACCGAGAACGACGAGGATCTTCGCAAGGTCCTGTGGGCTGACCAGAACCGAGGCTTTGAGGCGACCCTTGCCCGGTTGAGGAAGGAGTTCGAGGAGAACTACACCCCGCAGGTGGAGCAGGACCTGCGCAACATGACCACGGCTGTCCGGCGCATGTTTGGCGATATGTGGCTGGCCTTTAGCCAATCGAAGTTCGACGAGGCGTTTGAAGACCCGCGGCTTGGCGTCATTCGCTTTCTCACCCGGTTCGATGCGATCTTTACGCTTAACCAAGATACTTTGCTTGAGGCCCACTACCTGCCGGTCGTGACCGACACCGATTTTGCGAAGAACACCTATCAGGGGCCGCGGAACGTCGGCGCCTATCGTCCTGGGCTGGTGCCGGCCATGGACACCCTGACGTTTGGCTCCCTCGCTGCTCGAATTCCTTTGTTCAGGGCCAGCGACGACTTTTCGCCCACGCGTAATCTACAGCCCTATTACAAGCTGCACGGCTCGATCGACATCAAGGACGGTCGGGACATGATGCTGATCTTGGGCGGGAATAAGGAAGCCGACATCGGCAAACACCCGCTTCTTGAATCCTACCACGCGCAATTCGAGTGGTGGCTTAACATGCCGATGGCCCGCCTCATGGTGATTGGCTACAGCTTTGCCGATGCTCATATCAACCGGGTGATCTTCAACGCCATCGAAAAGCGCGGCCTCAAGCTGTTCCTGGTTGGACCTGACGGCGCAAAGACCATCGACTCCAATCCGGCCCTACCGCTCAATCCCCGGCAGCAGGTCAAGGATGCAATCGTAGGCGCTTCCAGACGATCGATACGGAACACGTTATCCGGCCGGGACATGGTGGAGCTGATGAAAATCGAGCGCTTCTTCCATGACGGCCGAATGGCCATTACCCGCATTCCCGCCCTTTAGGTGATCCATGGCTGAAAAAGAAAAGCCAACAGCCTTCGTCTTGCTCCGCAAGGAAATCATCCGCTTTCTCAAGGATCCAACGCCGGAGGTGCTTTGCATCCGTGGTAAATGGGGTGTCGGGAAGACCTACACGTGGGAGAGCTTGCTCAAAGAGGTGGGCAAGGATGTTGCCCTCCAGTCGTACTCCTACGTCTCGTTGTTCGGGCTCGATACCCTCGACCGCTTCAAACTCTCGACTTTCGAGAATGTCATTCCGATGGCGAGCATTGCCACGGGGCCGACGATGGAGACGTTGGGCGAAAACCTCAAATCGTTCGGAGCGAAGGCTCTCGGCGTCATCAAGCCAGGTCTTACCACCATCGCCGAGCAGGCCGCGTTCCTGTCCGTGCGCAATTACATCATCTGCATCGATGATATTGAGCGGAAGGGCGAGAAGCTTCGGGTGATCGACATCCTCGGGCTCGTTTCCCTCCTCAAGGAACGGCGCAAATGCAAAATCGTCCTCATCCTGAATGAAGATGAACTGGACAAAACCGGTGATCGCCAAGCCTTCGATAAATACAGCGAGAAGGTCATAGATACCTCCCTGCGGTTTGAACCCACGTCGGCGGAGGCGTGCCAGATCGCCTTCAAGGGAACCGAGACATCCGACGATTCGATGCGGGAGAATTGCCAGAGGCTTGAAATTGCCAACATCCGCATCCTCAAGAAGATCGAGCGGTTGGTAAACGATGTGCGCCCTCACCTCACGGGGTTTGACCCGCGTGTCTTGACCCAAGCGGTCTCAAGTCTGGTTCTCTTCGGCTGGTGCGTTTACGCCAAGCAGGACGAGCTGCTGCAATACACGCTCAACGAACGCTACAAGTCCCGCTATGCGCTAAACGATCGAAAGCTCACCGAGGACCAGAAGAAGCTGGACGACCTGCTAGAGGCCTATCCTTTCGGGCTGGTGGATGCCCTCGACCGCGTTCTGCTGGATGGCATCCAGAAAGGTTTCATCGATAGCGACAAGCTCATCGAAGAAGCTAAGAAGCTGGACGACAACTACAAGAATGAGAGCCTGCGCCACGCCGTCCAAGGACCTTGGGACGCCTACCGGGATTCGTTCGACGATAACATAGATGGGGTTTGCAAAGGCCTCATCCACGCGGTGAAGACCTACCCCGACCATACGCCGGTCAACTACGTGGATGGCGCGATCATGTTTCTCAAGCGTATGGGCAAACCTGCAGATGCCCAGCAGGTGCTCGACGACTGGCTGGAGGCCAATAAGGACCAGCCTCGCGGGTTCTACGATATTCGGAGCGGGGCTTTCTCGGTGCAGGACCCCGGCCTGCGGACGGCCATCACCAACCGGTACAACTCCTATGCGGACACCCGAGATCCAGCGGAGGTGCTATTCAATATCGCCAAGGACCATGGCTGGAACGAGGAGGACATCGCTCTCTTGTCGAAGGTAACCCCCGACGAATTCTACGCGATGTTCAAGCGGCTTCGAGGCCTTGAGCTGCGGTCGGCGATCAAGAAGGCACTGGAGCTGGGAGGCCAAGGAGCTGGCGATCCTGCCTACGCCGCTATTGGAGCAAATGCGCTCGCCGCGCTGACCAAGCTGCGCGGCGAATCTGCAATCAACGAGCAACGCGTGTCAGGCCTGTATCAGGTACCCTAGAAGCTCTGCCCGAGCCCAAGCAGCCACGCCGGCATAGGCAGTACAATAGCAAAAGTCATTACGGCGCCAACCCGCGAGGTCGAGAACGCGCCGAACGTGGACGCTGTTGTCTAACCCTTCACGCCGATGCCAGCGACGATTTCCACTCGCCCGGCGTCAGCCTCCGCTTGCCGACTTCGTGAGGACGGTTGAGCAGAGCAATAAGAGCCATCATCGCTCCCGACATGAATTTCCTTCGGGCGTCGCCATCTTTGTCTCGCTCGGGCACCAAGAGATTGTTGCAGAGCGCCTTCACGCTGTCGGTGTTGAAGTTCATCTCGACCTCATGCGCGAAGCGATTTCGTACCTTGCGCAGGATCTCGCATTGCTGCGCTTCGTGGTTAGTGATGAGCCCCATGGCAAGGCATCCGGCTATCCGCGTGCTGAAGCCGCCGAACGGCGCGTTGAAGCCTGACAGAAGCGCCCTGGCGCTGGCGTTCTCGATGAGGAACGCGGCCAACGTGTCCATGAGCAGCTTGTCCAGAAAGGACGTTGCGACCAAGGCAACGCCGCGGTCGGTTTCCTCGTTCAGCTCCTGAAGCGCAGTCAAAAATCCCTTGAAGTGCGGGTCTTTCTCCCAAATCTCATCCCGGGCAATTGCGTAGGCCTCAAGCCATTCAGGGGCTTTCTCGTTCAAGGCAACCTCCAGCAGCTAGAATATTTTTCCCGGGCATATATTTAGCCCAATAAAATTTTTCTCGGGGTTCTTTTTTAACGCCAAGAAGGATTTTTCAAACTTCAAAACGGGTGTCACCGTAATGAGCTGGTCCCGGAAATCTGGACAGGACGATAAGTGGAATTTCTGCCTGACAACGGCGATAATCGCCGCGAACAGGAGAGACCATGACGAGACGACCCCGCCGGAACCACTCACCGGCCTTCAAGGCGAAGGTGGCTCTGGCCGCCATCAAGGGCGATCGGACGATCGTCCAACTGGCCGAGCATTTCGACGTTCACCCCAATCAGATCACCGCATGGAAATCGCAGCTCGAGGGCAGCGCGTCCGAGGTTTTCGGATCGGGAGGCGGAGCGCCGGCCATCCCCGCGATCGATGTGAAGTCGCTCCATGCCAAGATCGGGGAGCTGACGCTGGAGAACGATTTTTTAGAAGGCGCGCTCACCAAGGCGGGATTGCTGAGCGCAAAGCGATGATCGACCGTGAGCACGATCTGTCGATCACCAAGCAGGCAGAGGTTTTGAAGATCAGCCGGGGCAGCGTTTATTATCTGCCCCGCCCAGTATCGCCCGCCGACCTCGAGATCATGCAACAGATCGATCGGCTGCACCTGGAATACCCCTTCGCCGGTTCGCGTATGTTGCGAGGCCTGCTGGCCTTGCGGGGGTGCAAGGTCGGCCGCCGGCATGTGAAGACGCTGATGCGGCGGATGGGGATAGAGGCGCTCTATCGCCGGCCGCGCACGACGAAGCCTGAACCCGGCCACAAGATCTATCCGTATCTGCTGCACGGCATGGAGATCACGCGACCGAACCAGGTCTGGGCCATGGACATCACCTATATCCCGATGGCCCACGGCTTCGTCTATCTCGCCGCCGTGCTCGATTGGGCGACGCGTCGTGTTCTGTCCTGGCGATTGTCGATTACGATGGAGGCGTCCTTCTGTGTCGAGACATTGGAGGATGCTCTTGCGCGTCACGGCAAGCCGGACATATTCAACACCGACCAGGGCTCGCAGTTCACTGGCGCGGCCTTCACCGGCGTGCTCGCCGATAACGGCATCGCCATCAGCATGGACGGCAAAGGAGCTTGGCGGGACAACGTGTTCGTTGAGAGGCTGTGGAAAAGCGTCAAATACGAGGAGGTCTATCTGCGAGCCTATGAGACCGTCGGCGAGGCGCGAAGCTCGATTGGTCGGTATCTCGACTTTTACAATGGCCGCCGCCCGCATTCGAGCCTTGACGACCGCACCCCGGATCAAGCCTACTTCGATCTTCCTCCGCTCCGCGCGGCGGCCTAACCCCGGCAGAGCCTCCACTTATCGACGCGGAAAATCTGTTCAGACAACCGGGACCACCTCAGTTGCCGCGCTCCAAGCCGCGTTTCCAGTTGGTCTCTTCAGATCACCGCCCGCCTGCACTTAGCGCCCTTCATGTTATCCGATACGAAGTGCCGGCACTGGCATCGTGATTCTGCCTCCACACCAAACCTCGTGACGGCGTGATGTCCCACGCCGGCGCACGACAGGCCGACCATCTCGTGTCCTTATCCCCCGCCGACAAGCCAGCCAGTCGCAAGAAGCGCGTCGGGCGAAGCTGGAGCGCCTTTCTTCGTGCCGCTCGTCGCTGGCGAGGCATTCGGTGGGCGCGACGGAAGCTGGCCACCGTACCGGCGGCGGTTCGGATCGCGTTCGTCGCAGCGACGCTCCTCACGGCGGTCCCGCTGGCAAACGTCGTCTATCAGGTGGTCCGTAAACCAACCGAGCTGTTCTTTTTCTTCGGCCATGCGCTCGACAAGTCGCCGAGCGAAACTTGGCAGCAGTACGGGCCTCTCTTCCGCAAGTATTCGACCGACACCATCACGCCCGAGCTGCTCGCCGCGCTGGCGCAGATCGAGAGCACGGGCAATCCGGTGGCGCGCACCTATTGGCGCTGGCGGCTGACCTGGAATCCTTTCGGGGTGTACAAGCCCGCTTCGAGCGCCGTTGGCCTCTATCAGATGACCGATCCGGCCTACGCCGAGGCGAGCCGCTATTGCGTCCGCGGACACATTGTCGCGGATGCCGATTGCTGGTTCAACACCCTCTATATCCGCGCTCTGCCGAGCCACGCCGTCGAGCTCGCGGCGGTGTACCTCGACCGCGGCGTCGCGGCGGTTCTCGCCCGCGCACCGGCACCGGACACGACCGCGAGCCCGCAGCAGAAGCAGGATCTCGCCGCATTGATCCATCTCTGCGGCGCGGGGCCCGCCCGGGCCTTCGTGCGCCGCAGATTCCAGGTGATGGCCGGCGAGCGCTGCGGCGATCACCTCGTCACGGCCTACCTCGCCAAGGTCAATGCGATGAAGCGGCAGTTTTCTCGCATTGCGGT encodes the following:
- a CDS encoding SIR2 family protein, encoding MIPHILLTGAGFSYNWGGYLASEAFEYLLGVTENDEDLRKVLWADQNRGFEATLARLRKEFEENYTPQVEQDLRNMTTAVRRMFGDMWLAFSQSKFDEAFEDPRLGVIRFLTRFDAIFTLNQDTLLEAHYLPVVTDTDFAKNTYQGPRNVGAYRPGLVPAMDTLTFGSLAARIPLFRASDDFSPTRNLQPYYKLHGSIDIKDGRDMMLILGGNKEADIGKHPLLESYHAQFEWWLNMPMARLMVIGYSFADAHINRVIFNAIEKRGLKLFLVGPDGAKTIDSNPALPLNPRQQVKDAIVGASRRSIRNTLSGRDMVELMKIERFFHDGRMAITRIPAL
- a CDS encoding KAP family NTPase, whose amino-acid sequence is MAEKEKPTAFVLLRKEIIRFLKDPTPEVLCIRGKWGVGKTYTWESLLKEVGKDVALQSYSYVSLFGLDTLDRFKLSTFENVIPMASIATGPTMETLGENLKSFGAKALGVIKPGLTTIAEQAAFLSVRNYIICIDDIERKGEKLRVIDILGLVSLLKERRKCKIVLILNEDELDKTGDRQAFDKYSEKVIDTSLRFEPTSAEACQIAFKGTETSDDSMRENCQRLEIANIRILKKIERLVNDVRPHLTGFDPRVLTQAVSSLVLFGWCVYAKQDELLQYTLNERYKSRYALNDRKLTEDQKKLDDLLEAYPFGLVDALDRVLLDGIQKGFIDSDKLIEEAKKLDDNYKNESLRHAVQGPWDAYRDSFDDNIDGVCKGLIHAVKTYPDHTPVNYVDGAIMFLKRMGKPADAQQVLDDWLEANKDQPRGFYDIRSGAFSVQDPGLRTAITNRYNSYADTRDPAEVLFNIAKDHGWNEEDIALLSKVTPDEFYAMFKRLRGLELRSAIKKALELGGQGAGDPAYAAIGANALAALTKLRGESAINEQRVSGLYQVP
- a CDS encoding transcriptional regulator — protein: MNEKAPEWLEAYAIARDEIWEKDPHFKGFLTALQELNEETDRGVALVATSFLDKLLMDTLAAFLIENASARALLSGFNAPFGGFSTRIAGCLAMGLITNHEAQQCEILRKVRNRFAHEVEMNFNTDSVKALCNNLLVPERDKDGDARRKFMSGAMMALIALLNRPHEVGKRRLTPGEWKSSLASA
- a CDS encoding IS3 family transposase (programmed frameshift), translated to MTRRPRRNHSPAFKAKVALAAIKGDRTIVQLAEHFDVHPNQITAWKSQLEGSASEVFGSGGGAPAIPAIDVKSLHAKIGELTLENGFFRRRAHQGGIAERKAMIDREHDLSITKQAEVLKISRGSVYYLPRPVSPADLEIMQQIDRLHLEYPFAGSRMLRGLLALRGCKVGRRHVKTLMRRMGIEALYRRPRTTKPEPGHKIYPYLLHGMEITRPNQVWAMDITYIPMAHGFVYLAAVLDWATRRVLSWRLSITMEASFCVETLEDALARHGKPDIFNTDQGSQFTGAAFTGVLADNGIAISMDGKGAWRDNVFVERLWKSVKYEEVYLRAYETVGEARSSIGRYLDFYNGRRPHSSLDDRTPDQAYFDLPPLRAAA
- a CDS encoding lytic transglycosylase domain-containing protein, which encodes MSLSPADKPASRKKRVGRSWSAFLRAARRWRGIRWARRKLATVPAAVRIAFVAATLLTAVPLANVVYQVVRKPTELFFFFGHALDKSPSETWQQYGPLFRKYSTDTITPELLAALAQIESTGNPVARTYWRWRLTWNPFGVYKPASSAVGLYQMTDPAYAEASRYCVRGHIVADADCWFNTLYIRALPSHAVELAAVYLDRGVAAVLARAPAPDTTASPQQKQDLAALIHLCGAGPARAFVRRRFQVMAGERCGDHLVTAYLAKVNAMKRQFSRIAVKKQD